A stretch of DNA from Streptomyces xanthii:
ACGCCGGGCGCCTCCTCCTCGGACTCGAAGCCGACGAGCAGCACGGCGGGCGCCTGCTCCAGCTTCGTGTACGTGACGCCGCTGCCGTCGAGGTCGCGGCCCCGTCCGGCCACGCGCGCGGCGAGGAAGTCGGACTCCTCGCCGCTGTGCACGCGCGCGCGGAAGTCGATGTCGTTCGTGGCGAGCGCGACCCGGGTGAACTTGCTGTACGCGTAGGCGTCCTCGACGGTGAGCCGCCCGCCGGTGAGGACACCGGCCCGGCCGCGCGCCTCGGTGAGCCCGCGCGCGGCGGCCTCCAGGGCCTCCGGCCAGGACGCGGCGCGCAGTTCGCCGGTCTCGGCGTCCCGCACCTGCGGTGTGGTGAGCCGGTCGGGCTTCTGCGCGTACCGGAAGCCGAAGCGGCCCTTGTCGCAGATCCACTCCTCGTTGACCTCGGGGTCGTTGGCCGCGAGGCGGCGCATGACCTTGCCGCGCCGGTGGTCGGTGCGGGTGGCGCAGCCGCCCGCGCAGTGCTCGCACACCGACGGCGAGGAGACGAGGTCGAAGGGCCGGGAGCGGAATCGGTACGCCGCCGAGGTGAGCGCGCCGACCGGGCAGATCTGGATGGTGTTCCCGGAGAAGTACGACTCGAAGGGGTCGCCCTCGCCGGTGCCGACCTGCTGGAGCGCGCCGCGCTCGATCAGCTCGATCATCGGGTCGCCCGCGATCTGGTTCGAGAAGCGGGTGCAGCGGGCGCACAGGACGCACCGCTCGCGGTCGAGCAGCACCTGGGTGGAGATCGCGACCGGCTTCTCGTAGGTGCGCTTCTTGCCCTCGAAGCGGGAGTCGGCCTGGCCGTGCGACATCGCCTGGTTCTGCAGCGGGCACTCGCCGCCCTTGTCGCAGACCGGGCAGTCCAGGGGGTGGTTGATGAGCAGCAGCTCCATGACCCCCTTCTGCGCCTTCTCGGCGACCGGGGAGGAGAGCTGGCTCTTGACGACCATGCCGTCGGTGCAGGTGATGGTGCAGGAGGCCATCGGCTTGCGCTGGCCCTCGACCTCGACGATGCACTGGCGGCAGGCGCCGGCCGGGTCGAGGAGCGGGTGGTCGCAGAACCGGGGGATCTCGATGCCGAGCAGTTCGGCGGCGCGGATGACCAGGGTCCCCTTGGGGACGCTGATCTCGATGCCGTCGATCGTCAACGAGACGAGGTCCTCGGGCGGGACCGCCGCCGCGCCGCCCCCGGAGGGAGCGCCCGTGGTCACAGTCATGCGTTCACCTCCGTGCGGTGCTGGTCGGCCCACAGGGTCGACTTGGCCGGGTCGAAGGGGCAGCCCTTGCCCGTGATGTGCTGCTCGTACTCGTCGCGGAAGTACTTGAGCGAGGAGAAGATCGGCGAGGCGGCGCCGTCGCCGAGGGCGCAGAACGACTTGCCGTTGATGTTGTCGGCGATGTCGTTCAGCTTGTCGAGGTCGTCCATGGAGCCCTTGCCGGCCTCGATGTCGCGCAGCAACTGGACGAGCCAGTAGGTGCCTTCGCGGCAGGGCGTGCACTTGCCGCAGGACTCGTGGGCGTAGAACTCGGTCCAGCGGGTGACGGCGCGCACGACGCAGGTCGTCTCGTCGAAGCACTGCAGGGCCTTGGTGCCGAGCATGGATCCGGCGGCGCCGACGCCCTCGTAGTCGAGGGGCACGTCGAGGTGCTCCTCGGTGAACATCGGGGTGGAACTGCCGCCCGGGGTCCAGAACTTGAGGCGGTGGCCCGGCCGCATGCCGCCGCTCATGTCGAGCAGCTGGCGCAGCGTGATGCCGAGCGGCGCCTCGTACTGGCCGGGCGAGGCGACGTGGCCGCTGAGCGAGTAGAGCGTGAAGCCCGGGGACTTCTCGCTGCCCATCGACTTGAACCAGTCCTTGCCGCGGTTCACGATCGCGGGAACCGAGGCGATGGACTCGACGTTGTTCACGACAGTGGGGCACGCGTACAGACCGGCGACCGCGGGGAAGGGGGGACGCAGCCGGGGCTGGCCGCGGCGGCCCTCGAGCGAGTCCAGGAGCGCGGTCTCCTCACCGCAGATGTACGCGCCGGCGCCCGCGTGCACGGTGAGTTCCAGGTTGAGGCCGGATCCCAGGACGTTCTCGCCGAGGAAGCCGGCTTCGTACGCCTCGCGGACGGCCTCGTGCAGACGGCGCAGTACGGGGACGACCTCGCCGCGCAGGTAGATGAAGGCGTGTTCCGAACGGATCGCGTAGCAGGCGATCAC
This window harbors:
- a CDS encoding NADH-quinone oxidoreductase subunit G, with the protein product MTVTTGAPSGGGAAAVPPEDLVSLTIDGIEISVPKGTLVIRAAELLGIEIPRFCDHPLLDPAGACRQCIVEVEGQRKPMASCTITCTDGMVVKSQLSSPVAEKAQKGVMELLLINHPLDCPVCDKGGECPLQNQAMSHGQADSRFEGKKRTYEKPVAISTQVLLDRERCVLCARCTRFSNQIAGDPMIELIERGALQQVGTGEGDPFESYFSGNTIQICPVGALTSAAYRFRSRPFDLVSSPSVCEHCAGGCATRTDHRRGKVMRRLAANDPEVNEEWICDKGRFGFRYAQKPDRLTTPQVRDAETGELRAASWPEALEAAARGLTEARGRAGVLTGGRLTVEDAYAYSKFTRVALATNDIDFRARVHSGEESDFLAARVAGRGRDLDGSGVTYTKLEQAPAVLLVGFESEEEAPGVFLKLRKAWRQHGQKVFSLATHETRGLEKAGGTLLPAAPGTETEWLDALASGVGLETGGAAAAEALRSDGAVIVVGERLAAVAGGLTAAVRAASATGAQLVWIPRRAGERGAIEAGALPSLLPGGRPATDPRAREEVASVWGVAELPHSYGRDTGQIVEAAAGGALRALVVAGVEIADLPDPARAREALHEVGFLVSLEQRPSEVTEHADVVLPVAAVAEKAGTFLNWEGRARMFEAALKPDQMTRTLAPTDLRVLQMLADAMDVHLGLPDLRSARSELDRLGSWDGPHATEPLETAAPAPRPAAGEAVLAGHRLLLDQGRLQEGDDALAGTRHAAHARVSAATAAEAGVKDGDVLAVTGKTGTVALPLQVTQMPDRVVWLPLNSVGGGVASDTGAVPGDLVKIGPAVAAGAPEVES
- the nuoF gene encoding NADH-quinone oxidoreductase subunit NuoF; this translates as MMTLAAEIENNESSPEKLLAPVLSAFWDEDRSWSLDVYRRHEGYEGLRKALAMTPDDLIAYVKDSGLRGRGGAGFPTGMKWQFIPQGDGKPHYLVVNADESEPGTCKDIPLLYANPHSLIEGIVIACYAIRSEHAFIYLRGEVVPVLRRLHEAVREAYEAGFLGENVLGSGLNLELTVHAGAGAYICGEETALLDSLEGRRGQPRLRPPFPAVAGLYACPTVVNNVESIASVPAIVNRGKDWFKSMGSEKSPGFTLYSLSGHVASPGQYEAPLGITLRQLLDMSGGMRPGHRLKFWTPGGSSTPMFTEEHLDVPLDYEGVGAAGSMLGTKALQCFDETTCVVRAVTRWTEFYAHESCGKCTPCREGTYWLVQLLRDIEAGKGSMDDLDKLNDIADNINGKSFCALGDGAASPIFSSLKYFRDEYEQHITGKGCPFDPAKSTLWADQHRTEVNA